One segment of Drosophila mauritiana strain mau12 chromosome 3R, ASM438214v1, whole genome shotgun sequence DNA contains the following:
- the LOC117142796 gene encoding kynurenine--oxoglutarate transaminase 3 — translation MLRSCQLTLSAAKRSLREQFQLQALRHQQTASKMEKFDLPKRLQGSTPSVWNEYIALAMQYKPLNLGQGFPDDAAPEYVTHSLADIAKEENPLLHQYTRGYGHVRLVNALSKLYSGLVGKELNPLSDILITSGAYEALYSTIMGHVDVGDEVIIIEPFFDCYEPMVKMAGGVPRFIPLKLRKAEGPISSADWVLDDAEFESLFNSKTKMIILNTPHNPIGKVFNRKELERIAELCRKWNVLCVSDEVYEWLVFDGAEHIRICTLPGMWDRTITLGSAGKTFSVTGWKIGWAYGPAELIRNLQMVHQNSVYTCPTPLQEGVARSFEVELARLGQPESYFLSLPRELKQKRDFMAKFLSESGMRPTIPEGGYFMLADWSPLADKIDLSSEPDKHRDYKFTKWMTKNMGLQGIPPSAFYSEPNKHLGEDFVRYCFIKKQENLDKAAELLSKWK, via the exons ATGCTACGCAGCTGCCAGTTAACCCTCTCCGCCGCCAAGAGGAGCCTTCGCGAGCAGTTCCAGTTGCAAGCCCTTCGTCACCAGCAGACTGCCAGTAAAATGGAGAAATTCGATCTGCCCAAGCGACTGCAGGGTAGCACGCCCAGCGTCTGGAACGAGTACATTGCCCTGGCCATGCAATATAAGCCCCTGAACTTGGGACAGGGATTTCCCGATGATGCCGCTCCCGAGTACGTGACCCACTCGTTGGCCGACATTGCCAAGGAGGAGAATCCTCTTCTGCATCAGTACACTCGCGGTTATGGTCATGTTCGCCTGGTCAATGCGCTATCCAAGCTGTATAGCGGTCTCGTCGGCAAGGAGCTAAATCCCCTCAGCGACATCCTGATTACCTCAGGTGCCTACGAAGCTCTCTACTCTACCATAATGGGTCATGTGGACGTGGGCGACGAGGTGATCATTATTGAACCGTTCTTTGATTGCTACGAGCCTATGGTCAAGATGGCCGGTGGAGTGCCCCGCTTTATTCCTCTAAAATTG CGCAAGGCAGAAGGACCAATCAGCTCTGCCGACTGGGTGCTGGATGACGCCGAGTTCGAGAGTCTGTTCAACTCTAAAACAAAGATGATTATCCTAAACACACCCCACAACCCTATTGGAAAGGTCTTCAACCGGAAAGAGCTAGAGAGGATAGCCGAGCTCTGCCGCAAGTGGAATGTGCTGTGCGTCTCGGACGAGGTGTATGAGTGGTTGGTGTTCGACGGAGCCGAGCACATCCGTATCTGTACGCTGCCGGGCATGTGGGATCGCACCATCACTCTGGGATCAGCGGGCAAGACCTTCTCAGTGACTGGTTGGAAGATAGGCTGGGCCTACGGACCCGCTGAACTGATTCGAAACCTGCAGATGGTGCACCAGAACTCTGTGTACACCTGCCCAACGCCGCTCCAGGAGGGCGTCGCACGCAGTTTCGAGGTAGAACTGGCCCGTTTGGGTCAGCCGGAGAGCTACTTCCTTAGCCTGCCGCGCGAGCTCAAGCAGAAGCGTGACTTCATGGCCAAGTTCCTGTCCGAATCCGGTATGCGTCCCACCATTCCTGAGGGTGGCTACTTTATGCTGGCAGACTGGTCTCCCCTGGCGGACAAGATCGATCTAAGCTCTGAGCCGGACAAGCATCGGGATTACAAGTTCACCAAGTGGATGACCAAGAACATGGGCTTGCAGGGCATCCCGCCAAGTGCCTTCTACAGCGAACCCAACAAACATCTGGGGGAGGACTTTGTGCGCTACTGCTTCATCAAGAAGCAAGAGAACCTGGATAAGGCGGCCGAACTGCTGTCCAAATGGAAATAG
- the LOC117142795 gene encoding heterogeneous nuclear ribonucleoprotein H2 isoform X3, with the protein MSNADVQFNYGQQGNGDNFNDDSNQQQDEDDQYDEDGGVKIENVGESPKFVRLRGLPWSATHKEILDFLENVNVTNGSAGIHLVTSRVDGKNTGEAYVEVASQEDVEEARKLNKASMGHRYIEVFTATPKEAKEAMRKISGHGTAFVVKLRGLPYAVTEQQIEEFFSGILRYSAAQLLK; encoded by the exons ATGTCCAACGCAGACGTGCAATTTAACTACGGCCAGCAGGGAAATGGCGATAACTTCAACGACGACAGCAACCAGCAGCAGGATGAGGATGACCAGTACGACGAAGATGGCGGCGTCAAGATCGAGAACGTCGGCGAGAGCCCCAAGTTCGTTCGGTTGCGCGGCCTGCCCTGGTCCGCAACGCACAAGGAGATCCTCGACTTTCTGGAAAACGTGAATGTGACTAATGGCTCAGCGGGCATTCACCTGGTCACCAGTCGCGTCGACGGCAAGAACACCGGCGAGGCGTACGTGGAGGTGGCCAGCCAGGAGGACGTCGAAGAGGCCCGCAAGCTGAACAAGGCCAGCATGGGACACCGCTACATTGAgg TTTTTACCGCCACGCCCAAGGAGGCCAAGGAAGCCATGCGGAAGATCAGCGGACACGGCACGGCCTTCGTTGTGAAGCTTCGTGGCCTGCCGTATGCCGTCACCGAGCAGCAAATCGAGGAGTTCTTCTCTG GTATATTGAGATATTCCGCAGCTCAATTGCTGAAATGA
- the LOC117142795 gene encoding heterogeneous nuclear ribonucleoprotein H3 isoform X1 codes for MSNADVQFNYGQQGNGDNFNDDSNQQQDEDDQYDEDGGVKIENVGESPKFVRLRGLPWSATHKEILDFLENVNVTNGSAGIHLVTSRVDGKNTGEAYVEVASQEDVEEARKLNKASMGHRYIEVFTATPKEAKEAMRKISGHGTAFVVKLRGLPYAVTEQQIEEFFSGLEIKTDREGILFVMDRRGRATGEAFVQFESQDDTEQALGRNREKIGHRYIEIFRSSIAEMKRATGAGGGIGGRPGPYDIRDRGANRGGNDFGGGRNDWGNNGNFGVGANNMLGFNNLPSLMNSGNFGNNQGGNNGNFGNNSGPSNFGNFGGGNNGGNSGNFGNDSGNSGNFGNFGNNGGGNFGGNNNGGGGFNSGNNFNSPGGVNNFGNNGGSNFGGNGGGGFNNGGNFVSSSGVGNFGPIGGGRNNNNGNFGNSGFGNFGGNNNVGSNFGGGNNGGGGGFNNGSNFGGGNSMGGGGNFGPIGGGRGNDVEYYTIHMRGLPYTSFENDVFKFFEPIRPANVRINYNKKGLHSGTADAYFDTYEDSQVAMKRHREQMGSRYIELFYDGKTRGGLNGGEHGGGNGGGGMGNNGGGNFSRRI; via the exons ATGTCCAACGCAGACGTGCAATTTAACTACGGCCAGCAGGGAAATGGCGATAACTTCAACGACGACAGCAACCAGCAGCAGGATGAGGATGACCAGTACGACGAAGATGGCGGCGTCAAGATCGAGAACGTCGGCGAGAGCCCCAAGTTCGTTCGGTTGCGCGGCCTGCCCTGGTCCGCAACGCACAAGGAGATCCTCGACTTTCTGGAAAACGTGAATGTGACTAATGGCTCAGCGGGCATTCACCTGGTCACCAGTCGCGTCGACGGCAAGAACACCGGCGAGGCGTACGTGGAGGTGGCCAGCCAGGAGGACGTCGAAGAGGCCCGCAAGCTGAACAAGGCCAGCATGGGACACCGCTACATTGAgg TTTTTACCGCCACGCCCAAGGAGGCCAAGGAAGCCATGCGGAAGATCAGCGGACACGGCACGGCCTTCGTTGTGAAGCTTCGTGGCCTGCCGTATGCCGTCACCGAGCAGCAAATCGAGGAGTTCTTCTCTG GGTTGGAAATCAAAACGGATCGGGAGGGCATACTTTTTGTTATGGACAGAAGGGGTCGTGCAACTGGGGAAGCTTTTGTTCAGTTCGAAAGCCAGGACGACACTGAGCAAGCCTTGGGCCGAAATCGGGAAAAAATTGGGCACAG GTATATTGAGATATTCCGCAGCTCAATTGCTGAAATGAAGAGGGCCACAGGCGCCGGCGGCGGTATCGGTGGACGCCCTGGCCCTTATGACATACGCGATCGTGGTGCCAACCGTGGTGGCAATGATTTCGGCGGAGGACGCAATG ATTGGGGCAACAATGGCAACTTTGGCGTTGGTGCCAACAACATGCTAGGCTTCAACAATCTGCCAAGTCTGATGAACTCGGGCAACTTTGGAAACAACCAAGGTGGAAATAATGGAAATTTCGGAAATAATTCTGGACCCAGCAATTTCGGCAACTTTGGTGGCGGCAACAACGGTGGAAATTCCGGCAACTTTGGAAACGACAGTGGTAACAGCGGGAACTTTGGAAACTTCGGCAACAATGGAGGTGGAAACTtcggcggcaacaacaacggcggcGGTGGTTTCAACAGTGGCAACAACTTCAATTCTCCAGGAGGCGTTAATAATTTCGGCAACAATGGCGGCTCCAATTTCGGCGGCAATGGTGGAGGAGGTTTCAATAACGGCGGCAACTTCGTATCCTCGAGTGGTGTCGGCAACTTTGGCCCGATCGGCGGCGGTcgcaacaataacaacggAAATTTCGGAAACTCTGGCTTCGGTAACTTTGGCGGAAACAACAATGTCGGCTCGAACTTCGGAGGAGGCAACaacggcggtggcggcggatTCAACAATGGCTCAAACTTCGGCGGCGGCAACTCCATGGGAGGTGGTGGAAATTTCGGTCCCATTGGCGGCGGTCGGGGCAACGACGTCGAGTATTATACAATCCACATGCGAGGACTTCCCTACACTTCATTTGAAAACGACGTTTTTAAG TTCTTCGAACCAATCCGACCAGCAAACGTGCGCATAAACTACAACAAGAAGGGTCTGCACAGTGGCACTGCGGATGCCTACTTCGACACCTACGAGGATTCCCAGGTGGCCATGAAGCGTCACAGAGAGCAGATGGGTTCGCGATACATTGAACTGTTCTACGACGGAAAGACGCGTGGTGGACTCAATGGTGGGGAACACGGCGGTGGTAACGGTGGCGGCGGAATGGGAAACAATGGCGGCGGAAACTTTTCGCGGCGCATCTGA
- the LOC117142795 gene encoding glycine-rich cell wall structural protein 1.8 isoform X2, producing the protein MKRATGAGGGIGGRPGPYDIRDRGANRGGNDFGGGRNDWGNNGNFGVGANNMLGFNNLPSLMNSGNFGNNQGGNNGNFGNNSGPSNFGNFGGGNNGGNSGNFGNDSGNSGNFGNFGNNGGGNFGGNNNGGGGFNSGNNFNSPGGVNNFGNNGGSNFGGNGGGGFNNGGNFVSSSGVGNFGPIGGGRNNNNGNFGNSGFGNFGGNNNVGSNFGGGNNGGGGGFNNGSNFGGGNSMGGGGNFGPIGGGRGNDVEYYTIHMRGLPYTSFENDVFKFFEPIRPANVRINYNKKGLHSGTADAYFDTYEDSQVAMKRHREQMGSRYIELFYDGKTRGGLNGGEHGGGNGGGGMGNNGGGNFSRRI; encoded by the exons ATGAAGAGGGCCACAGGCGCCGGCGGCGGTATCGGTGGACGCCCTGGCCCTTATGACATACGCGATCGTGGTGCCAACCGTGGTGGCAATGATTTCGGCGGAGGACGCAATG ATTGGGGCAACAATGGCAACTTTGGCGTTGGTGCCAACAACATGCTAGGCTTCAACAATCTGCCAAGTCTGATGAACTCGGGCAACTTTGGAAACAACCAAGGTGGAAATAATGGAAATTTCGGAAATAATTCTGGACCCAGCAATTTCGGCAACTTTGGTGGCGGCAACAACGGTGGAAATTCCGGCAACTTTGGAAACGACAGTGGTAACAGCGGGAACTTTGGAAACTTCGGCAACAATGGAGGTGGAAACTtcggcggcaacaacaacggcggcGGTGGTTTCAACAGTGGCAACAACTTCAATTCTCCAGGAGGCGTTAATAATTTCGGCAACAATGGCGGCTCCAATTTCGGCGGCAATGGTGGAGGAGGTTTCAATAACGGCGGCAACTTCGTATCCTCGAGTGGTGTCGGCAACTTTGGCCCGATCGGCGGCGGTcgcaacaataacaacggAAATTTCGGAAACTCTGGCTTCGGTAACTTTGGCGGAAACAACAATGTCGGCTCGAACTTCGGAGGAGGCAACaacggcggtggcggcggatTCAACAATGGCTCAAACTTCGGCGGCGGCAACTCCATGGGAGGTGGTGGAAATTTCGGTCCCATTGGCGGCGGTCGGGGCAACGACGTCGAGTATTATACAATCCACATGCGAGGACTTCCCTACACTTCATTTGAAAACGACGTTTTTAAG TTCTTCGAACCAATCCGACCAGCAAACGTGCGCATAAACTACAACAAGAAGGGTCTGCACAGTGGCACTGCGGATGCCTACTTCGACACCTACGAGGATTCCCAGGTGGCCATGAAGCGTCACAGAGAGCAGATGGGTTCGCGATACATTGAACTGTTCTACGACGGAAAGACGCGTGGTGGACTCAATGGTGGGGAACACGGCGGTGGTAACGGTGGCGGCGGAATGGGAAACAATGGCGGCGGAAACTTTTCGCGGCGCATCTGA
- the LOC117145941 gene encoding trophoblast glycoprotein yields the protein MQPTELRKMILIVAIAAIILAIGAGGVLGENTSSCGPNFPAACSCGQEMYESEMQYVVNCTNAGLVNTSVLEFMPDQVEVLIFTGNRITELPWNVFGSINNYKQLRIVDMSSNHIREIRGKSYHHVPRVERLILNHNNLSISRYEDEVNHHHPRVFSNFINLQSLHLTDAFEDNSSPQLSEDLHDIFVNSQLVKLQKLHLEQNEITHFKDRNVFCDLPSLRDLHLGDNDLRDLNFEVRCLNNLRFLDLERNKFGFVKPTDLRVLNELEERPNRTANLIVDFNLNPFGCDCRTAPFRAWITTTRVTVRNKDSLMCFHSTGHVDAEPAHLLQMDMGQCADAIAAAATILNTAEDEPHYGDPEASHLQPQAHISGHTATLIFLLIVLTMILLGLLVALVYVSRDKLKYMITPVFDNVAKKVQYTSIKDEDCPEVHV from the coding sequence ATGCAACCCACCGAACTGAGGAAAATGATCCTGATCGTGGCCATCGCTGCCATTATCCTGGCGATCGGCGCAGGCGGCGTCCTGGGCGAAAATACCTCCAGTTGCGGACCGAACTTTCCGGCGGCGTGCAGTTGCGGCCAGGAAATGTACGAGAGCGAGATGCAGTACGTGGTGAACTGCACGAACGCAGGATTGGTGAACACCAGCGTGCTGGAATTCATGCCCGACCAGGTGGAGGTGCTGATCTTCACGGGCAACCGGATCACTGAGCTGCCGTGGAACGTCTTTGGCAGCATCAACAACTACAAGCAGCTGCGCATCGTGGACATGAGCAGCAACCACATCCGCGAGATTCGCGGCAAGAGCTATCACCATGTGCCTCGCGTGGAGCGCCTGATTCTCAACCACAACAATCTGAGCATCTCGAGGTACGAGGACGAGGTGAATCACCATCACCCACGCGTCTTCTCGAACTTCATTAATCTGCAGAGTCTGCATCTCACCGATGCCTTTGAGGACAATAGCTCGCCGCAGCTGAGCGAGGATCTGCACGACATCTTTGTGAACAGCCAGTTGGTAAAGTTGCAGAAGCTGCATCTGGAGCAGAACGAGATCACGCACTTCAAGGATCGCAATGTCTTCTGCGACCTGCCCTCGCTGCGTGACCTCCATTTGGGCGACAACGATCTGCGGGACCTCAACTTCGAGGTGCGCTGCCTGAACAATCTGCGCTTCCTCGACCTGGAGCGCAATAAGTTTGGCTTTGTGAAGCCGACCGATCTTCGGGTGCTCAATGAGCTGGAGGAGCGCCCCAACCGCACGGCCAACTTGATCGTAGACTTCAACCTTAATCCCTTTGGCTGCGACTGCCGCACCGCTCCGTTCCGCGCGTGGATAACCACCACCCGGGTGACGGTGCGCAACAAGGACAGTCTGATGTGCTTCCATTCGACGGGACACGTGGACGCCGAGCCCGCTCACCTCCTGCAGATGGATATGGGTCAGTGTGCGGACGCCATCGCCGCAGCTGCCACAATACTAAACACCGCAGAGGATGAGCCGCACTACGGAGACCCGGAGGCGTCTCATCTCCAGCCTCAGGCCCATATCAGCGGTCACACGGCCACTCTGATCTTCCTGCTGATCGTACTCACCATGATCCTGCTCGGACTTCTGGTGGCACTCGTCTACGTCAGTAGAGACAAGTTGAAATACATGATAACGCCGGTGTTCGACAATGTGGCCAAGAAGGTGCAGTACACATCGATCAAGGACGAAGACTGCCCGGAGGTGCACGTTTAG
- the LOC117142797 gene encoding cytochrome c oxidase subunit 5A, mitochondrial, with the protein MLSITARNLASALRSSLVGTSSRVAAVRCLHGTEESAEEFDKRYEKYFSREGIDGWEIRKGMNDLLGMDLVPSPKIIEAGLRASRRVNDIALAIRWLEGCKDKCGDQKATLYPYLLEKITPTLQELGIPTIEELGYDKPELALKSVYDA; encoded by the coding sequence ATGTTGAGCATCACGGCCCGTAACCTGGCAAGCGCCCTCCGCAGCAGCCTCGTCGGCACGTCGTCGCGCGTGGCCGCCGTGCGCTGTCTGCACGGAACCGAGGAATCGGCGGAGGAGTTCGACAAGCGCTACGAGAAGTACTTCAGCCGTGAGGGCATTGACGGCTGGGAGATCCGCAAGGGTATGAACGATCTGCTGGGCATGGATCTGGTGCCCAGCCCCAAGATCATCGAGGCCGGTCTGCGCGCCAGCCGTCGCGTCAACGACATTGCACTGGCCATCAGGTGGCTGGAGGGATGCAAGGACAAGTGCGGCGACCAGAAGGCCACCCTCTATCCCTATTTGCTGGAGAAGATCACTCCCACACTGCAGGAGCTGGGCATCCCAACCATCGAGGAGCTGGGCTACGACAAGCCCGAGTTGGCCCTGAAGTCCGTGTACGATGCCTAA